Proteins encoded within one genomic window of Augochlora pura isolate Apur16 chromosome 11, APUR_v2.2.1, whole genome shotgun sequence:
- the LOC144476874 gene encoding uncharacterized protein LOC144476874 isoform X2, producing the protein MPKIFLIKNRLHQQQLRLLEAQHLGKSPPPCSGKESPLGTSEPLSLIVNKHQYREKTEDDRATTPESLRSTSPAASPPPQWQTSSSNSSSNGSGNGNGSGCGSGCGSSSGNGNGSGISPAPQSSNTPPRRFISSILGGDVPYGSRGHVLTRAERKEYSSPPIAPTSSDATLFIAKSEKLVLPRPITPPKTPRVEPPTRVSVIQRVPPQSQSTSRREDKVEVTQAQEPEQDQPIDYAVPKRKEEDEERGREGAKVSRTIGNSIARPLLAMRLSSGPQVVHAAAGHGRSSGSGGNGGSGSGSGGGGAGSGSSTSSNSSGGGGYCGGGGAVPGGSGGGGAVGGGAGAGGMNPGGNGGRGNYGPSSPPTGSLPPFYESLKGGNNLANFANQYNSTQGNGYLTPSPTVGMECDTGQQDVNSQHSQYNAQEGKQYSLLQNVCATYGLTLKEEEDLSPYKIQPNDLLTGQYGAYDMTDTGMMVDMVTGAVVDPLQFTATLTFSSPSDHTALLESLSDAADLFLPRLPAEDGGNDLLEESLHSPASAGSGIGQDASGQMTAPVEPSVDPFPEHSMALSRGFDTSRHYTAAPQHFSTSKLGLSYGNESGYQTVSKERTELGLHINQNHQHQSEPQMQQLQIQVQLQQQQQQQQQQQQQGTVSSPHQQQHQGLLSPGLSFAGSGLELDSGSSVGGSLPSPGAASCSLDAASSSTSPSCALMEHAASPAGTVSSASVNSVQQTGPVGEPPLTQRVCVLRRRLGLPGDVQLEFVNGGHGIKNPLAIEGQRQAAANRDEERAARPPPGKDDDPNRFTCRVCSKNFSLQRLLNRHMKCHSDVKRYLCTFCGKGFNDTFDLKRHTRTHTGVRPYKCNLCEKSFTQRCSLESHCLKVHGVQHQYAYKERRTKVYVCEECGHTTQEPEVHYLHLKEKHPYSPALLKFYDKRHFKFTNSNFANMLLQRDSRDTEGCVRSTSKGRASSF; encoded by the exons ATGCCGAAGATCTTCCTGATCAAAAACCGCCTGCACCAGCAGCAACTCAGGCTGCTGGAGGCCCAACACCTCGGCAAGAGCCCACCGCCGTGCAGCGGCAAGGAGAGCCCTCTCGGCACATCCGAGCCACTTAGCTTGATAGTCAACAAACATCAAT ATCGCGAGAAAACGGAAGACGACCGAGCGACGACGCCGGAATCATTGCGAAGCACAAGTCCGGCCGCATCGCCACCCCCGCAATGGCAGACGAGCAGTAGCAACAGCAGTAGCAACGGAAGCGGAAACGGTAATGGTAGCGGTTGCGGCAGTGGCTGCGGCAGTAGCAGCGGCAATGGCAACGGCAGCGGAATCTCTCCGGCCCCGCAATCCAGCAACACACCGCCACGTCGATTCATTTCGAGCATCCTCGGCGGGGATGTGCCCTACGGCAGTAGAGGCCACGTGCTGACCAGGGCGGAACGGAAAGAGTACAGTAGTCCGCCGATTGCTCCTACCTCCAGCGATGCCACCCTCTTCATCGCAAAATCGGAAAAGCTGGTGCTGCCGCGACCGATCACTCCTCCGAAGACGCCTCGAGTAGAGCCTCCGACAAGAGTCTCCGTGATCCAGAGGGTTCCCCCGCAGAGCCAATCTACGTCCCGGAGAGAAGACAAGGTGGAGGTGACGCAGGCTCAGGAACCCGAACAG GACCAGCCAATAGATTACGCAGTGCccaagagaaaggaagaggacGAAGAACGCGGTCGGGAGGGTGCGAAGGTGTCGCGTACGATAGGCAACTCGATCGCGAGGCCCTTGCTGGCAATGCGACTGTCCAGCGGGCCGCAGGTGGTGCACGCAGCTGCCGGCCACGGGAGATCTTCCGGATCCGGGGGCAACGGAGGCTCCGGCTCCGGGTCcggtggcggcggcgcgggCTCCGGGAGCTCCACATCCTCGAACTCGTCCGGTGGCGGTGGCTATTGCGGCGGTGGTGGAGCCGTCCCAGGAGGCAGTGGGGGCGGAGGAGCCGTTGGCGGAGGAGCAGGAGCCGGGGGCATGAATCCCGGTGGGAACGGTGGTCGGGGTAACTACGGACCCAGCTCGCCACCCACCGGATCCCTGCCACCTTTCTACGAGTCGCTGAAAGGAGGCAACAACCTTGCCAACTTCGCCAACCAGTACAACAGCACGCAAG GGAACGGCTATCTGACGCCATCGCCGACAGTGGGCATGGAGTGCGACACTGGTCAGCAGGACGTGAACTCGCAGCACTCACAGTACAACGCACAGGAGGGGAAGCAGTATTCTCTTCTGCAGAATGTGTGCGCGACCTACGGTCTAACGCTCAAAGAGGAAGAAGACCTCTCTCCTTACAAGATACAACCGAACGATCTGCTGACGGGACAATACGGCGCCTACGACATGACAGACACGGGGATGATGGTGGATATGGTAACAGGTGCCGTGGTCGATCCCTTGCAATTTACCGCAACCCTCACGTTCAGTTCGCCCTCGGACCACACGGCACTCTTGGAAAGCTTGAGCGACGCCGCGGACCTTTTCCTGCCGAGGCTACCGGCCGAGGACGGTGGCAACGATCTTCTCGAAGAATCCCTCCACTCACCCGCCTCGGCCGGAAGCGGAATCGGCCAAGACGCTTCCGGACAGATGACTGCGCCCGTCGAGCCCAGCGTCGACCCCTTCCCTGAGCACAGCATGGCCCTTTCCCGTGGTTTTGACACATCCAG GCACTACACGGCAGCTCCTCAACATTTCAGCACTTCGAAATTAGGACTGAGCTACGGGAACGAGTCAGGTTATCAGACGGTGTCGAAGGAGCGTACCGAGCTCGGGCTTCACATCAATCAGAATCACCAGCATCAGTCGGAGCCACAGATGCAGCAGCTTCAGATACAAGTGCAGctgcagcaacagcaacaacaacaacagcaacagcagcaacaggGCACGGTTTCTTCGCCCCATCAGCAGCAACACCAAGGTCTCTTAAGTCCGGGATTGAGTTTTGCAGGCAGTG GTCTGGAACTAGATTCAGGTAGCAGCGTGGGCGGAAGTCTACCAAGTCCTGGAGCTGCTAGCTGTTCGTTGGATGCAGCATCGAGCAGCACGTCGCCATCCTGCGCGCTGATGGAACATGCGGCCAGTCCTGCTGGAACGGTGTCTTCGGCGTCAGTAAACTCGGTGCAGCAGACAGGACCAGTCGGGGAACCGCCGCTGACGCAACGGGTCTGTGTCCTACGGCGAAGG CTGGGCTTACCAGGTGACGTTCAACTCGAGTTCGTTAACGGCGGTCACGGGATCAAGAATCCTCTGGCTATCGAGGGTCAGAGGCAGGCTGCGGCTAATCGCGACGAAGAGAGGGCAGCGCGACCTCCGCCTGGCAAG GACGACGATCCGAACCGCTTTACGTGCCGCGTGTGCAGCAAAAACTTCAGCTTGCAACGGCTGCTGAATCGACACATGAAATGTCACAGCGACGTAAAGCGTTACCTGTGTACGTTCTGCGGCAAAGGTTTCAACGACACATTCGACCTGAAAAGGCACACCAGGACGCACACGGGTGTCAGGCCGTACAAGTGCAACCTCTGCGAAAAAAGTTTCACGCAAAGATGCTCATTGGAGAGTCACTGTCTGAAAGTCCACGGCGTTCAGCACCAGTACGCCTACAAAGAGCGTCGCACAAAG GTATACGTGTGCGAGGAGTGTGGTCACACGACGCAAGAGCCAGAGGTACACTATCTGCACTTGAAGGAGAAGCACCCGTATAGTCCGGCGTTGCTCAAGTTCTATGACAAGCGACACTTCAAGTTCACCAACAGCAATTTCGCCAACATGTTGCTCCAG CGGGATTCGCGGGACACGGAGGGCTGTGTAAGGTCTACCTCCAAGGGCCGAGCATCCAGCTTCTGA
- the LOC144476874 gene encoding uncharacterized protein LOC144476874 isoform X3, with protein sequence MPKIFLIKNRLHQQQLRLLEAQHLGKSPPPCSGKESPLGTSEPLSLIVNKHQYREKTEDDRATTPESLRSTSPAASPPPQWQTSSSNSSSNGSGNGNGSGCGSGCGSSSGNGNGSGISPAPQSSNTPPRRFISSILGGDVPYGSRGHVLTRAERKEYSSPPIAPTSSDATLFIAKSEKLVLPRPITPPKTPRVEPPTRVSVIQRVPPQSQSTSRREDKVEVTQAQEPEQDQPIDYAVPKRKEEDEERGREGAKVSRTIGNSIARPLLAMRLSSGPQVVHAAAGHGRSSGSGGNGGSGSGSGGGGAGSGSSTSSNSSGGGGYCGGGGAVPGGSGGGGAVGGGAGAGGMNPGGNGGRGNYGPSSPPTGSLPPFYESLKGGNNLANFANQYNSTQGNGYLTPSPTVGMECDTGQQDVNSQHSQYNAQEGKQYSLLQNVCATYGLTLKEEEDLSPYKIQPNDLLTGQYGAYDMTDTGMMVDMVTGAVVDPLQFTATLTFSSPSDHTALLESLSDAADLFLPRLPAEDGGNDLLEESLHSPASAGSGIGQDASGQMTAPVEPSVDPFPEHSMALSRGFDTSRHYTAAPQHFSTSKLGLSYGNESGYQTVSKERTELGLHINQNHQHQSEPQMQQLQIQVQLQQQQQQQQQQQQQGTVSSPHQQQHQGLLSPGLSFAGSGLELDSGSSVGGSLPSPGAASCSLDAASSSTSPSCALMEHAASPAGTVSSASVNSVQQTGPVGEPPLTQRLGLPGDVQLEFVNGGHGIKNPLAIEGQRQAAANRDEERAARPPPGKDDDPNRFTCRVCSKNFSLQRLLNRHMKCHSDVKRYLCTFCGKGFNDTFDLKRHTRTHTGVRPYKCNLCEKSFTQRCSLESHCLKVHGVQHQYAYKERRTKVYVCEECGHTTQEPEVHYLHLKEKHPYSPALLKFYDKRHFKFTNSNFANMLLQGGLLQRDSRDTEGCVRSTSKGRASSF encoded by the exons ATGCCGAAGATCTTCCTGATCAAAAACCGCCTGCACCAGCAGCAACTCAGGCTGCTGGAGGCCCAACACCTCGGCAAGAGCCCACCGCCGTGCAGCGGCAAGGAGAGCCCTCTCGGCACATCCGAGCCACTTAGCTTGATAGTCAACAAACATCAAT ATCGCGAGAAAACGGAAGACGACCGAGCGACGACGCCGGAATCATTGCGAAGCACAAGTCCGGCCGCATCGCCACCCCCGCAATGGCAGACGAGCAGTAGCAACAGCAGTAGCAACGGAAGCGGAAACGGTAATGGTAGCGGTTGCGGCAGTGGCTGCGGCAGTAGCAGCGGCAATGGCAACGGCAGCGGAATCTCTCCGGCCCCGCAATCCAGCAACACACCGCCACGTCGATTCATTTCGAGCATCCTCGGCGGGGATGTGCCCTACGGCAGTAGAGGCCACGTGCTGACCAGGGCGGAACGGAAAGAGTACAGTAGTCCGCCGATTGCTCCTACCTCCAGCGATGCCACCCTCTTCATCGCAAAATCGGAAAAGCTGGTGCTGCCGCGACCGATCACTCCTCCGAAGACGCCTCGAGTAGAGCCTCCGACAAGAGTCTCCGTGATCCAGAGGGTTCCCCCGCAGAGCCAATCTACGTCCCGGAGAGAAGACAAGGTGGAGGTGACGCAGGCTCAGGAACCCGAACAG GACCAGCCAATAGATTACGCAGTGCccaagagaaaggaagaggacGAAGAACGCGGTCGGGAGGGTGCGAAGGTGTCGCGTACGATAGGCAACTCGATCGCGAGGCCCTTGCTGGCAATGCGACTGTCCAGCGGGCCGCAGGTGGTGCACGCAGCTGCCGGCCACGGGAGATCTTCCGGATCCGGGGGCAACGGAGGCTCCGGCTCCGGGTCcggtggcggcggcgcgggCTCCGGGAGCTCCACATCCTCGAACTCGTCCGGTGGCGGTGGCTATTGCGGCGGTGGTGGAGCCGTCCCAGGAGGCAGTGGGGGCGGAGGAGCCGTTGGCGGAGGAGCAGGAGCCGGGGGCATGAATCCCGGTGGGAACGGTGGTCGGGGTAACTACGGACCCAGCTCGCCACCCACCGGATCCCTGCCACCTTTCTACGAGTCGCTGAAAGGAGGCAACAACCTTGCCAACTTCGCCAACCAGTACAACAGCACGCAAG GGAACGGCTATCTGACGCCATCGCCGACAGTGGGCATGGAGTGCGACACTGGTCAGCAGGACGTGAACTCGCAGCACTCACAGTACAACGCACAGGAGGGGAAGCAGTATTCTCTTCTGCAGAATGTGTGCGCGACCTACGGTCTAACGCTCAAAGAGGAAGAAGACCTCTCTCCTTACAAGATACAACCGAACGATCTGCTGACGGGACAATACGGCGCCTACGACATGACAGACACGGGGATGATGGTGGATATGGTAACAGGTGCCGTGGTCGATCCCTTGCAATTTACCGCAACCCTCACGTTCAGTTCGCCCTCGGACCACACGGCACTCTTGGAAAGCTTGAGCGACGCCGCGGACCTTTTCCTGCCGAGGCTACCGGCCGAGGACGGTGGCAACGATCTTCTCGAAGAATCCCTCCACTCACCCGCCTCGGCCGGAAGCGGAATCGGCCAAGACGCTTCCGGACAGATGACTGCGCCCGTCGAGCCCAGCGTCGACCCCTTCCCTGAGCACAGCATGGCCCTTTCCCGTGGTTTTGACACATCCAG GCACTACACGGCAGCTCCTCAACATTTCAGCACTTCGAAATTAGGACTGAGCTACGGGAACGAGTCAGGTTATCAGACGGTGTCGAAGGAGCGTACCGAGCTCGGGCTTCACATCAATCAGAATCACCAGCATCAGTCGGAGCCACAGATGCAGCAGCTTCAGATACAAGTGCAGctgcagcaacagcaacaacaacaacagcaacagcagcaacaggGCACGGTTTCTTCGCCCCATCAGCAGCAACACCAAGGTCTCTTAAGTCCGGGATTGAGTTTTGCAGGCAGTG GTCTGGAACTAGATTCAGGTAGCAGCGTGGGCGGAAGTCTACCAAGTCCTGGAGCTGCTAGCTGTTCGTTGGATGCAGCATCGAGCAGCACGTCGCCATCCTGCGCGCTGATGGAACATGCGGCCAGTCCTGCTGGAACGGTGTCTTCGGCGTCAGTAAACTCGGTGCAGCAGACAGGACCAGTCGGGGAACCGCCGCTGACGCAACGG CTGGGCTTACCAGGTGACGTTCAACTCGAGTTCGTTAACGGCGGTCACGGGATCAAGAATCCTCTGGCTATCGAGGGTCAGAGGCAGGCTGCGGCTAATCGCGACGAAGAGAGGGCAGCGCGACCTCCGCCTGGCAAG GACGACGATCCGAACCGCTTTACGTGCCGCGTGTGCAGCAAAAACTTCAGCTTGCAACGGCTGCTGAATCGACACATGAAATGTCACAGCGACGTAAAGCGTTACCTGTGTACGTTCTGCGGCAAAGGTTTCAACGACACATTCGACCTGAAAAGGCACACCAGGACGCACACGGGTGTCAGGCCGTACAAGTGCAACCTCTGCGAAAAAAGTTTCACGCAAAGATGCTCATTGGAGAGTCACTGTCTGAAAGTCCACGGCGTTCAGCACCAGTACGCCTACAAAGAGCGTCGCACAAAG GTATACGTGTGCGAGGAGTGTGGTCACACGACGCAAGAGCCAGAGGTACACTATCTGCACTTGAAGGAGAAGCACCCGTATAGTCCGGCGTTGCTCAAGTTCTATGACAAGCGACACTTCAAGTTCACCAACAGCAATTTCGCCAACATGTTGCTCCAG GGTGGCCTATTGCAGCGGGATTCGCGGGACACGGAGGGCTGTGTAAGGTCTACCTCCAAGGGCCGAGCATCCAGCTTCTGA